From the genome of Streptomyces sp. V1I1, one region includes:
- a CDS encoding DUF3099 domain-containing protein → MRKHGDTEVFRITGARQGLADDVRGRQRRYVISMSVRTVAVILAAVLWNVERHVAIVALVLGGVLPYIAVVIANAGRENPPSLPSTFVPTPSRPMIAPVPAPPGAEPTAEPTAEAEAEADGFERDRQRPEQS, encoded by the coding sequence ATGCGGAAGCACGGCGATACGGAGGTCTTCCGGATCACGGGAGCCCGGCAGGGGCTCGCCGACGATGTGCGCGGCCGACAGCGTCGCTATGTGATCTCGATGTCGGTGCGGACCGTGGCGGTGATCCTCGCCGCGGTCCTGTGGAATGTGGAACGCCACGTGGCGATCGTGGCGCTGGTGCTCGGTGGGGTGCTCCCGTACATCGCCGTGGTGATCGCCAACGCGGGCCGCGAGAACCCCCCTTCGCTGCCCTCGACGTTCGTCCCCACCCCGTCGCGGCCGATGATCGCGCCCGTCCCCGCACCCCCCGGCGCGGAACCCACCGCGGAACCCACCGCGGAAGCCGAGGCGGAAGCCGACGGCTTCGAACGGGACCGTCAGAGACCGGAACAGAGCTGA
- a CDS encoding GlsB/YeaQ/YmgE family stress response membrane protein, producing MGWLWAIIVGFVLGLIAKAILPGKQHMPLWLTTILGIGGAVLGNWIAMGLGIAETSGIDWGRHLLQIAAAVLLVFLGEMAYNAARGSRQRA from the coding sequence ATGGGCTGGTTGTGGGCGATCATCGTGGGATTCGTGCTGGGCCTGATCGCAAAGGCGATCCTGCCGGGCAAGCAGCACATGCCCCTCTGGCTGACCACCATCCTGGGCATCGGCGGCGCTGTGCTCGGCAACTGGATCGCGATGGGGCTCGGGATCGCAGAGACCAGTGGCATCGACTGGGGCCGCCATCTGCTTCAGATCGCGGCGGCCGTTCTGCTCGTTTTCCTGGGCGAGATGGCGTACAACGCCGCACGGGGCAGCAGGCAGAGAGCCTGA
- the tyrS gene encoding tyrosine--tRNA ligase produces MTDIVDELQWRGLIALSTDEDALRKAFADGPVTFYCGFDPTAPSLHLGNLVQILTMRRIQQAGNRPLGLVGGATGLIGDPKPNSERTLNAPEVVAGWVERLRGQIERFLDFEGPHAATMVNNLDWTSGLSAIDFLRDVGKYFRVNKMIAKEAVARRLNSDAGISYTEFSYQILQGMDYLELYRRYGCVLQTGGSDQWGNLTAGTDLIHRVEPEADVHALATPLITKADGTKFGKTESGTVWLDPERTTPYAFYQFWLNADDRDVSKFLRIFSFKSREEIEELEKLTEERPQARAAQRALAEELTTLVHGADQCAAVVDASKALFGQGELAELDEATLRAALSELPHAQVAELAPVVDLLAEVGLVPSKSAARRTVKEGGAYVNNVKVAAEDAVPSRDDLLHGRWLVLRRGKKNLAAVEVTTA; encoded by the coding sequence GTGACGGACATCGTCGACGAACTGCAGTGGCGTGGGCTGATCGCCCTCTCCACTGACGAGGACGCATTGCGCAAGGCGTTCGCGGACGGTCCCGTCACGTTCTATTGCGGCTTCGACCCGACCGCGCCGAGCCTGCACCTCGGCAATCTGGTCCAGATCCTCACCATGCGCCGGATCCAGCAGGCGGGCAACCGCCCGCTGGGTCTGGTCGGCGGGGCGACCGGTCTGATCGGCGACCCGAAGCCGAACTCCGAGCGCACGCTGAACGCGCCGGAGGTCGTCGCGGGCTGGGTGGAGCGGCTGCGCGGGCAGATCGAGCGGTTCCTCGACTTCGAAGGACCGCACGCCGCGACCATGGTCAACAACCTGGACTGGACGTCGGGTCTGTCGGCGATCGACTTCCTGCGCGACGTCGGCAAGTACTTCCGGGTCAACAAGATGATCGCGAAGGAGGCGGTCGCGCGGCGGCTGAACTCCGACGCGGGCATCAGCTACACCGAGTTCAGCTACCAGATCCTGCAGGGCATGGACTACCTGGAGCTGTACCGGCGGTACGGCTGCGTCCTGCAGACCGGCGGCAGCGACCAGTGGGGCAACCTCACCGCGGGCACAGACCTGATCCACCGGGTCGAGCCGGAGGCCGACGTGCACGCGCTGGCCACCCCGCTGATCACGAAGGCCGACGGCACGAAGTTCGGCAAGACGGAGTCCGGCACGGTCTGGCTGGACCCGGAGCGGACCACGCCCTACGCCTTCTACCAGTTCTGGCTGAACGCGGACGACCGGGACGTCTCCAAGTTCCTGCGGATCTTCAGCTTCAAGTCCCGCGAGGAGATCGAGGAGCTGGAGAAGCTGACCGAGGAGCGCCCGCAGGCGCGTGCGGCCCAGCGGGCGCTGGCGGAGGAGCTGACGACGCTGGTCCACGGCGCCGACCAGTGCGCGGCGGTTGTGGACGCGTCGAAGGCGCTGTTCGGTCAGGGCGAGCTGGCCGAGCTCGACGAGGCGACGCTGCGTGCGGCGCTCTCCGAGCTGCCGCACGCCCAGGTAGCCGAGCTGGCCCCGGTGGTGGACCTGCTCGCGGAGGTCGGCCTGGTCCCCAGCAAGTCGGCCGCCCGCCGCACGGTCAAGGAGGGCGGCGCCTACGTGAACAACGTCAAGGTCGCCGCGGAGGACGCCGTACCGTCGCGGGACGATCTGCTCCACGGCCGCTGGCTCGTGCTGCGCCGCGGCAAGAAGAACCTCGCGGCGGTCGAGGTCACGACGGCCTGA